A single window of Echinimonas agarilytica DNA harbors:
- the zapE gene encoding cell division protein ZapE, which produces MSPFEQYQHDLTHNGFSPDAAQAEAMQALESLYQQLIAPSPNVGIMARLFKKTPPSAIRGLYLWGGVGRGKTYMVDTFFEALPFEQKLRLHFHRLMQQVHEKLKGLSGQSNPMELVAEDFSKRARVLCVDEFFVSDITDAMLMAELLKGLMSRGVVLLATSNIEPNGLYKNGLQRARFLPAIDLLNIHCDVMNVDSGIDYRLRVLTAAPCTYVPNDAKADKAMIERFHQLSPEAGRSDQAVEVLGRSIQSRWLADDVVMFEFAELCQSARSQLDYIELACCFHSLLLTNVIQMSDTENDAARRFIALIDELYDRRVKLLVSAQTLLADLYTGKQLEFEFKRCLSRLQEMQSEEFLALAHRP; this is translated from the coding sequence TTGTCGCCGTTTGAACAGTATCAACATGATTTGACTCACAACGGATTTTCTCCCGATGCCGCCCAAGCAGAGGCGATGCAAGCATTAGAGTCACTTTATCAACAACTTATTGCACCGTCTCCGAACGTAGGGATCATGGCTCGATTGTTCAAAAAAACGCCGCCGAGCGCGATTCGAGGTTTGTATTTGTGGGGGGGCGTTGGACGAGGTAAAACCTACATGGTCGATACCTTTTTTGAGGCTCTACCTTTTGAACAAAAGTTACGGTTGCATTTTCATCGCTTGATGCAGCAAGTGCATGAAAAGTTGAAAGGCCTAAGTGGTCAGTCAAACCCCATGGAGCTTGTTGCCGAAGATTTTTCAAAGCGTGCTCGTGTGTTGTGTGTGGATGAGTTTTTTGTCTCTGACATCACAGATGCAATGTTGATGGCCGAATTACTCAAAGGATTAATGAGTCGTGGTGTTGTGCTTTTAGCCACATCAAACATTGAGCCAAATGGCTTATACAAAAATGGACTGCAACGCGCGCGATTTTTACCTGCTATCGATTTGCTCAACATACATTGTGATGTGATGAATGTGGACAGCGGCATTGATTATCGATTACGGGTGCTAACCGCTGCACCGTGCACTTACGTGCCCAATGATGCCAAAGCCGATAAGGCGATGATTGAGCGTTTTCATCAGCTATCGCCTGAAGCGGGTCGTTCTGATCAGGCCGTTGAGGTGCTAGGTCGCTCGATCCAAAGCCGTTGGTTGGCCGATGATGTGGTGATGTTCGAGTTTGCTGAGTTGTGTCAGTCTGCTCGGAGCCAGCTCGACTATATTGAACTTGCCTGCTGCTTTCATAGCTTGCTGCTCACCAATGTGATTCAAATGAGCGATACCGAAAATGATGCAGCGCGTCGCTTTATTGCATTGATAGACGAACTCTACGATCGGCGAGTGAAGTTATTGGTGTCAGCTCAAACGTTATTGGCGGATCTTTACACCGGTAAGCAATTGGAATTTGAATTCAAGCGTTGTTTATCTCGATTACAAGAAATGCAGAGCGAGGAGTTTTTAGCGTTGGCGCATCGGCCATGA
- the rplM gene encoding 50S ribosomal protein L13 has protein sequence MKTFTAKPESVQRDWYVVDAEGKTLGRLATEIATRLRGKHKPEYTPHVDTGDYIVVVNCEKVAVTGRKAANKMYYKHTGFPGGIREISFEKLIARKPEMVIEKAVKGMLPKGPLGRAMFRKLKVYAGSEHQHAAQQPQVLDI, from the coding sequence ATGAAAACTTTTACTGCTAAGCCAGAATCAGTCCAACGCGACTGGTACGTTGTCGATGCGGAAGGCAAAACTCTAGGTCGTTTAGCGACTGAGATTGCAACTCGTCTTCGCGGCAAGCACAAACCTGAATATACTCCACACGTTGACACAGGCGACTATATTGTTGTTGTTAACTGCGAGAAAGTAGCTGTTACTGGCCGTAAAGCCGCTAACAAGATGTACTACAAGCACACCGGTTTCCCTGGTGGTATCCGTGAAATTAGCTTTGAGAAGTTGATTGCACGTAAACCAGAAATGGTAATCGAAAAAGCTGTTAAAGGTATGTTGCCAAAAGGTCCTTTGGGTCGCGCAATGTTCCGCAAGCTTAAAGTGTATGCGGGCTCTGAGCATCAACATGCTGCTCAGCAACCTCAAGTTCTAGATATCTAA